In Grus americana isolate bGruAme1 chromosome 4, bGruAme1.mat, whole genome shotgun sequence, one genomic interval encodes:
- the PTPRA gene encoding receptor-type tyrosine-protein phosphatase alpha isoform X1, giving the protein MVAAASRGVVPEPLGGGESQRRRRSGPDPAPPAAPQGAPLEEPLWAPNDMQVDDLLMIIKGNMDLWFFLLLLGSGLISAGANNVTTEPLTTVPTSPRSPTKAPTAGPEGGTTTRANRLNVSTPVTVSTVASKPPTTTATGISPNTTTVSPDTSTLGTTVPLPPATSLLPSVTPSAPRTALPSTEADTTERNFSATATTQETSSAAHNGNSDRRNETPIIAVMVALSSLLVIVFIIIVLYMLRFKKYKQAGSHSNSFRLSNGRTDDAEPQSMPLLARSPSTNRKYPPLPVDKLEEEINRRMADDNKLFREEFNALPACPIQATCEAASKEENKEKNRYVNILPYDHSRVHLTPVEGVPDSDYINASFINGYQEKNKFIAAQGPKEETVNDFWRMIWEQNTATIVMVTNLKERKECKCAQYWPDQGCWTYGNIRVSVEDVTVLVDYTVRKFCIQQVGDVTNKKPQRLVTQFHFTSWPDFGVPFTPIGMLKFLKKVKTCNPQYAGAIVVHCSAGVGRTGTFIVIDAMLDMMHAERKVDVYGFVSRIRAQRCQMVQTDMQYVFIYQALLEHYLYGDTELEVTSLEIHLQKIYNKVPGTSSNGLEEEFKKLTSIKIQNDKMRTGNLPANMKKNRVLQIIPYEFNRVIIPVKRGEENTDYVNASFIDGYRQKDSYIASQGPLQHTIEDFWRMIWEWKSCSIVMLTELEERGQEKCAQYWPSDGSVSYGDITVELKKEEECESYTVRDLLVTNTRENKSRQIRQFHFHGWPEVGIPGDGKGMINIIAAVQKQQQQSGNHPITVHCSAGAGRTGTFCALSTVLERVKAEGILDVFQTVKSLRLQRPHMVQTLEQYEFCYKVVQEYIDAFSDYANFK; this is encoded by the exons GGCAACATGGATTTGTggttctttctccttttgctcGGCAGTGGCCTGATAAGCGCAGGTGCTAACAACGTTACAACAG AGCCACTCACGACAGTGCCCACCTCCCCCAGGAGCCCCACCAAAGCTCCTACAGCAGGTCCTGAGGGTGGAACTACGACAAGAGCAAACAGGCTCAACGTTAGCACTCCAGTGACTGTTTCTACCGTGGCATCAAAGCCACCTACAACCACAGCCACCGGGATCTCGCCCAACACCACCACTGTCAGCCCTGACACCTCCACCCTGGGGACAACCGTGCCCTTGCCTCCAgccacctccctgctccccagcgtGACGCCGTCTGCTCCACGCACCGCTCTCCCCAGCACAGAAGCGGACACGACGGAGAGGAATTTCAGTGCGACGGCGACAACACAAGAGACCTCTTCTGCTGCCCACAACG gtaACTCTGACAGAAGAA ATGAGACTCCAATTATAGCTGTGATGGTGGCCCTGTCTTCCCTTCTAGTCatagtatttattattattgtgctGTACATGTTAAG GTTCAAGAAATACAAGCAAGCAGGGAGTCACTCCAACTCCTTTCGCTTGTCCAACGGCCGGACAGATGATGCAG AGCCTCAGAGCATGCCGCTGCTCGCCCGCTCCCCCAGCACCAACCGTAAATACCCGCCTCTGCCCGTCGATAAGCTGGAAGAGGAGATCAACCGCCGGATGGCAGATGACAACAAGCTCTTTCGGGAGGAGTTCAAC GCTCTCCCAGCATGTCCCATACAGGCCACGTGTGAAGCTGCTTCCAAGGAGGAGAACAAGGAGAAGAACAGATACGTGAACATTTTGCCCT ATGATCATTCCAGGGTTCACCTGACTCCTGTCGAGGGGGTTCCTGACTCCGACTACATCAACGCCTCCTTCATTAAT gggtaccaagagaaaaacaagttcATTGCTGCACAAG GACCAAAGGAAGAAACCGTGAACGATTTTTGGAGGATGATTTGGGAGCAAAACACAGCGACAATTGTCATGGTGACCAAcctgaaagagaggaaagag tGTAAATGTGCTCAGTACTGGCCGGATCAGGGCTGCTGGACGTACGGGAACATCCGAGTGTCCGTGGAGGACGTGACCGTCCTGGTGGATTACACCGTGCGGAAGTTCTGCATCCAGCAG GTCGGCGACGTCACGAACAAGAAGCCTCAGCGCCTGGTGACTCAGTTCCACTTCACCAGCTGGCCCGACTTCGGGGTCCCCTTCACCCCCATCGGGATGCTGAAGTTCTTGAAGAAGGTGAAGACGTGTAATCCCCAATACGCAGGAGCAATAGTAGTGCACTGCAG CGCCGGGGTAGGACGCACGGGCACTTTTATCGTCATCGATGCCATGCTGGACATGATGCACGCGGAGAGGAAGGTGGACGTTTACGGCTTCGTGAGCCGGATCCGGGCTCAGCGCTGCCAGATGGTACAGACGGAT ATGCAGTATGTGTTTATATACCAAGCACTTCTGGAGCACTATCTCTACGGTGACACGGAGCTGGAGGTGACCTCATTAGAGATCCACCTCCAGAAGATCTACAACAAAGTGCCAGGGACCAGCAGCAACGGGCTGGAAGAGGAGTTCAAG AAGCTCACTTCAATCAAAATTCAGAACGACAAGATGAGAACGGGCAACTTGCCGGCAAACATGAAGAAGAACAGGGTGCTTCAGATAATTCCAT ATGAGTTCAACCGAGTAATCATTCCGGTGAAGAGAGGTGAAGAGAACACAGACTACGTAAACGCTTCCTTCATTGAC GGTTATCGCCAGAAGGACTCCTATATCGCCAGCCAAGGACCGCTGCAGCACACGATAGAGGACTTCTGGAGGATGATCTGGGAGTGGAAATCCTGCTCCATAGTGATGCTGacggagctggaggagagaggCCAG GAGAAGTGTGCCCAGTACTGGCCGTCTGACGGCTCCGTGTCCTATGGAGACATCACCGTGGAGctgaaaaaagaggaggagtgCGAGAGCTATACGGTGCGGGACCTGCTGGTAACGAACACCAGG GAAAACAAGAGCCGACAGATTCGGCAGTTTCACTTCCATGGCTGGCCAGAAGTTGGGATTCCCggggatgggaagggaatgATCAACATCATCGCGgctgtgcagaagcagcagcagcagtctggCAACCACCCAATCACTGTGCACTGCAG TGCCGGAGCAGGAAGAACAGGCACCTTCTGTGCGCTGAGCACTGTCCTGGAAAGGGTGAAGGCAGAAGGGATTCTCGATGTCTTTCAGACGGTGAAGAGTTTAAGACTACAGAGGCCGCATATGGTGCAGACACTG GAACAGTACGAATTCTGCTACAAGGTGGTGCAGGAATATATCGACGCCTTCTCAGACTACGCCAACTTCaagtga
- the PTPRA gene encoding receptor-type tyrosine-protein phosphatase alpha isoform X2, with the protein MVAAASRGVVPEPLGGGESQRRRRSGPDPAPPAAPQGAPLEEPLWAPNDMQVDDLLMIIKGNMDLWFFLLLLGSGLISAGANNVTTEPLTTVPTSPRSPTKAPTAGPEGGTTTRANRLNVSTPVTVSTVASKPPTTTATGISPNTTTVSPDTSTLGTTVPLPPATSLLPSVTPSAPRTALPSTEADTTERNFSATATTQETSSAAHNDETPIIAVMVALSSLLVIVFIIIVLYMLRFKKYKQAGSHSNSFRLSNGRTDDAEPQSMPLLARSPSTNRKYPPLPVDKLEEEINRRMADDNKLFREEFNALPACPIQATCEAASKEENKEKNRYVNILPYDHSRVHLTPVEGVPDSDYINASFINGYQEKNKFIAAQGPKEETVNDFWRMIWEQNTATIVMVTNLKERKECKCAQYWPDQGCWTYGNIRVSVEDVTVLVDYTVRKFCIQQVGDVTNKKPQRLVTQFHFTSWPDFGVPFTPIGMLKFLKKVKTCNPQYAGAIVVHCSAGVGRTGTFIVIDAMLDMMHAERKVDVYGFVSRIRAQRCQMVQTDMQYVFIYQALLEHYLYGDTELEVTSLEIHLQKIYNKVPGTSSNGLEEEFKKLTSIKIQNDKMRTGNLPANMKKNRVLQIIPYEFNRVIIPVKRGEENTDYVNASFIDGYRQKDSYIASQGPLQHTIEDFWRMIWEWKSCSIVMLTELEERGQEKCAQYWPSDGSVSYGDITVELKKEEECESYTVRDLLVTNTRENKSRQIRQFHFHGWPEVGIPGDGKGMINIIAAVQKQQQQSGNHPITVHCSAGAGRTGTFCALSTVLERVKAEGILDVFQTVKSLRLQRPHMVQTLEQYEFCYKVVQEYIDAFSDYANFK; encoded by the exons GGCAACATGGATTTGTggttctttctccttttgctcGGCAGTGGCCTGATAAGCGCAGGTGCTAACAACGTTACAACAG AGCCACTCACGACAGTGCCCACCTCCCCCAGGAGCCCCACCAAAGCTCCTACAGCAGGTCCTGAGGGTGGAACTACGACAAGAGCAAACAGGCTCAACGTTAGCACTCCAGTGACTGTTTCTACCGTGGCATCAAAGCCACCTACAACCACAGCCACCGGGATCTCGCCCAACACCACCACTGTCAGCCCTGACACCTCCACCCTGGGGACAACCGTGCCCTTGCCTCCAgccacctccctgctccccagcgtGACGCCGTCTGCTCCACGCACCGCTCTCCCCAGCACAGAAGCGGACACGACGGAGAGGAATTTCAGTGCGACGGCGACAACACAAGAGACCTCTTCTGCTGCCCACAACG ATGAGACTCCAATTATAGCTGTGATGGTGGCCCTGTCTTCCCTTCTAGTCatagtatttattattattgtgctGTACATGTTAAG GTTCAAGAAATACAAGCAAGCAGGGAGTCACTCCAACTCCTTTCGCTTGTCCAACGGCCGGACAGATGATGCAG AGCCTCAGAGCATGCCGCTGCTCGCCCGCTCCCCCAGCACCAACCGTAAATACCCGCCTCTGCCCGTCGATAAGCTGGAAGAGGAGATCAACCGCCGGATGGCAGATGACAACAAGCTCTTTCGGGAGGAGTTCAAC GCTCTCCCAGCATGTCCCATACAGGCCACGTGTGAAGCTGCTTCCAAGGAGGAGAACAAGGAGAAGAACAGATACGTGAACATTTTGCCCT ATGATCATTCCAGGGTTCACCTGACTCCTGTCGAGGGGGTTCCTGACTCCGACTACATCAACGCCTCCTTCATTAAT gggtaccaagagaaaaacaagttcATTGCTGCACAAG GACCAAAGGAAGAAACCGTGAACGATTTTTGGAGGATGATTTGGGAGCAAAACACAGCGACAATTGTCATGGTGACCAAcctgaaagagaggaaagag tGTAAATGTGCTCAGTACTGGCCGGATCAGGGCTGCTGGACGTACGGGAACATCCGAGTGTCCGTGGAGGACGTGACCGTCCTGGTGGATTACACCGTGCGGAAGTTCTGCATCCAGCAG GTCGGCGACGTCACGAACAAGAAGCCTCAGCGCCTGGTGACTCAGTTCCACTTCACCAGCTGGCCCGACTTCGGGGTCCCCTTCACCCCCATCGGGATGCTGAAGTTCTTGAAGAAGGTGAAGACGTGTAATCCCCAATACGCAGGAGCAATAGTAGTGCACTGCAG CGCCGGGGTAGGACGCACGGGCACTTTTATCGTCATCGATGCCATGCTGGACATGATGCACGCGGAGAGGAAGGTGGACGTTTACGGCTTCGTGAGCCGGATCCGGGCTCAGCGCTGCCAGATGGTACAGACGGAT ATGCAGTATGTGTTTATATACCAAGCACTTCTGGAGCACTATCTCTACGGTGACACGGAGCTGGAGGTGACCTCATTAGAGATCCACCTCCAGAAGATCTACAACAAAGTGCCAGGGACCAGCAGCAACGGGCTGGAAGAGGAGTTCAAG AAGCTCACTTCAATCAAAATTCAGAACGACAAGATGAGAACGGGCAACTTGCCGGCAAACATGAAGAAGAACAGGGTGCTTCAGATAATTCCAT ATGAGTTCAACCGAGTAATCATTCCGGTGAAGAGAGGTGAAGAGAACACAGACTACGTAAACGCTTCCTTCATTGAC GGTTATCGCCAGAAGGACTCCTATATCGCCAGCCAAGGACCGCTGCAGCACACGATAGAGGACTTCTGGAGGATGATCTGGGAGTGGAAATCCTGCTCCATAGTGATGCTGacggagctggaggagagaggCCAG GAGAAGTGTGCCCAGTACTGGCCGTCTGACGGCTCCGTGTCCTATGGAGACATCACCGTGGAGctgaaaaaagaggaggagtgCGAGAGCTATACGGTGCGGGACCTGCTGGTAACGAACACCAGG GAAAACAAGAGCCGACAGATTCGGCAGTTTCACTTCCATGGCTGGCCAGAAGTTGGGATTCCCggggatgggaagggaatgATCAACATCATCGCGgctgtgcagaagcagcagcagcagtctggCAACCACCCAATCACTGTGCACTGCAG TGCCGGAGCAGGAAGAACAGGCACCTTCTGTGCGCTGAGCACTGTCCTGGAAAGGGTGAAGGCAGAAGGGATTCTCGATGTCTTTCAGACGGTGAAGAGTTTAAGACTACAGAGGCCGCATATGGTGCAGACACTG GAACAGTACGAATTCTGCTACAAGGTGGTGCAGGAATATATCGACGCCTTCTCAGACTACGCCAACTTCaagtga